A single region of the Bacillus cereus genome encodes:
- a CDS encoding adenine deaminase C-terminal domain-containing protein: MGQNNYKWSNKQLREHVEVLDGMRSPHILLKNATYLNSYMREWMKANIWVYDDRIVYVGEKLPEQFTHCEVIDCEGKYVVPSYIEPHAHPYQLYNPETLANHAMQFGTTTFINDNLTLFFTLQREEAFRLLDEFKKIPASMYWWCRFDGQTELQNGQSLFNSEEIMEWLNHEDVLQGGELTAWPKLLHGDEEMLNWVQETKRLQKKVEGHFPGASETTLAKLKLLGTDCDHEAMTGQEALIRLMQGYTVSLRNSSIRPDLEVLLKELLELGVKQFDRFIFTTDGSHPSFYENGMTNRLIEIAIKQGIPVIDAYNMASYNIARYYNMEYLHGAIATGRIANINILESKENPVPISVIAKGQWMKRDGENKNESLRIEWDEFQVTPLQLDWSLKKEDMIFSETTGIKLLNDVISKPYVTEIDLNVEELSIEHDECFLMMIARDGTWRVNTVVKGFANRLGGLASSYSGTGDIILIGKRKEDMLTAFHRVKELGGGMVIAERNEVLHEIALPLLGIMSDLKMSELIHKEKKMVELLQERGYTYNDPAFTILFFSATHLPFIRVTPIGLYDVKSSKVLASPMKLINQY, translated from the coding sequence TTGGGACAAAATAATTATAAATGGAGTAATAAGCAATTACGAGAACATGTTGAAGTACTAGATGGCATGAGAAGTCCACACATTTTATTAAAGAATGCGACATATTTAAATTCATATATGCGTGAGTGGATGAAAGCAAATATTTGGGTTTATGATGACCGCATTGTATACGTAGGAGAAAAACTGCCAGAGCAATTTACTCATTGTGAAGTTATTGATTGCGAAGGGAAGTATGTAGTTCCTAGTTACATAGAACCGCATGCACATCCATATCAATTATACAATCCAGAGACGTTAGCAAATCATGCAATGCAATTTGGGACAACAACTTTTATTAATGATAATTTAACTTTATTTTTCACATTACAACGTGAAGAAGCATTTCGTTTATTAGATGAATTTAAAAAGATTCCGGCAAGCATGTATTGGTGGTGTCGTTTCGATGGACAAACTGAGTTGCAAAATGGCCAATCATTGTTTAATAGTGAAGAAATAATGGAATGGCTTAATCATGAAGATGTTCTTCAAGGCGGGGAGTTAACAGCATGGCCAAAACTATTGCATGGCGATGAGGAAATGTTAAATTGGGTACAGGAAACAAAACGATTACAGAAGAAAGTAGAAGGGCATTTTCCTGGAGCATCTGAAACAACTTTAGCAAAGTTAAAATTGTTAGGTACGGATTGTGATCATGAAGCGATGACAGGGCAGGAAGCATTAATACGCCTTATGCAAGGCTACACCGTTTCTCTTAGAAATTCTTCAATTAGACCGGATTTAGAAGTTTTACTAAAAGAATTGCTAGAACTAGGTGTTAAACAATTTGATAGATTCATTTTCACAACAGACGGTTCGCATCCATCATTTTATGAAAACGGAATGACAAATAGATTGATAGAAATAGCGATTAAGCAAGGGATACCGGTTATTGATGCCTATAATATGGCAAGTTATAACATTGCTCGTTATTATAATATGGAGTATTTACATGGTGCGATTGCCACAGGGAGAATCGCCAATATTAATATTTTGGAAAGTAAAGAAAACCCGGTGCCGATTAGTGTAATTGCAAAAGGACAATGGATGAAACGTGATGGAGAAAATAAAAATGAATCATTACGTATAGAATGGGATGAATTTCAAGTAACCCCTCTACAACTAGACTGGTCTTTAAAGAAAGAAGATATGATTTTTTCTGAAACAACAGGTATAAAATTATTAAATGATGTGATTTCAAAACCATATGTAACTGAAATCGACTTAAACGTTGAGGAACTTTCTATTGAGCATGATGAATGTTTCCTTATGATGATTGCTCGTGATGGCACTTGGCGAGTGAATACAGTTGTGAAAGGTTTTGCGAATAGATTAGGAGGTCTTGCTAGCTCTTATTCCGGTACAGGTGACATCATTCTTATTGGAAAAAGGAAAGAAGATATGCTTACAGCTTTTCATAGAGTAAAAGAGCTAGGTGGCGGTATGGTAATAGCGGAAAGAAATGAAGTGTTACACGAAATTGCATTACCGTTGCTTGGGATTATGTCCGATTTAAAAATGAGCGAATTAATACATAAAGAGAAAAAAATGGTGGAATTACTACAAGAGCGAGGATACACCTATAACGATCCAGCATTTACGATTTTATTCTTTTCTGCGACGCACTTGCCTTTTATACGGGTAACACCTATAGGATTATATGATGTGAAAAGTAGTAAGGTACTTGCTTCGCCGATGAAACTGATAAATCAATATTAA